Sequence from the Salvelinus alpinus chromosome 35, SLU_Salpinus.1, whole genome shotgun sequence genome:
CTAAAGCCTGACCAAGCCAGTCTGTTCTCCTCCCACTGAACAAGGCTACTTTGGGAGCTCTTTTTAGGTGCTATTCTCTGTGTAATATTAATGCTATTCATCTACAGTATtcaccctctccctttctctctccctttttctctctctcccactctccctccctacttccacctttctctcctctttctcctcctccccctctccgctAAACACAGAAAATAATGAGACTGATTTTCTCCTAATCTTCTTAGAATCCTGTAAAGCATTTGTTGCATGTCTCAGCATTCCTGCAAACCTGTCCTCGAGCGTTCTGTCTACTAAAGGAGAAGAGATGTAAAAAGAATGGAACAGAAGGTAACGGCATCAGACACCTGGCCTGCTGAAACGAGTGGGAGGCTATAGCCTAATAGAATTCCAGCCTTGCGGTTGTCATAGCTGGAATTAGACTGAAGTGGAACACAGACAAATGCTGAACAACAATTGGTAAAGATCACTGCAAGAAAGGTAATTGACGAGGATGACTCCACTCAATAAAGTTAAGCTACTGTATACTTCCTCTATTCTTCTAGTGTTCTTTGTGTTagataaagttgaagtcggaagtttacatacaccttagccaaatacatttaaactcagtttttcacaattcctgacatttcatcttagtaaaaattccctgtctttaggtcagttaggatcaccactttattttaagaatgtgaaatgtcagaataatagtagagagaatgatttatttcagctttaatttctttcatcacattcccagtgggtcagaagttaacatacactcaattagtatttggtagcattgcctttaaattgtttaacttgggtcaaacattttgggtagccttccacaagcttcccacaataagttgagtgaattttggcccattcctcctgacagagctggtgtaactgagtcaggtttgtaggcatccttgctcgcatgcgctttttcagttctgcccacacattttctataggattgaggtcagggctttgtgatggccactccaataccttgactttggtgtccttaagccattttgccacaactttggaagtatgcttggggtcattgtccatttggaagatccatttgcgacgaatctttaacttcctgactgatgtcttgagatgtagcttcaatatatccacataattttcctcccttctgatgccatctattttgtgaagtgtaccagtccctcctgcagcaaagcaccccccacaacatgatgctgccacccctgtgcttcacggttgggatggtgttcttcggcttgcaagcatccccctttctcctccaaacataatgatggtcattatggccaaacagttctatttttgtttcatcagaccagaggacatttctccaaaaagtacgatctttgtccccatgtgcagttgcaaaccgtagtctggcttttttatggcggttttggagcagtggcttcttccttgctgagcggcctttcaggttatgtcgatataggacccattttactgtgaatatagatacttttgtacctgtttcctccagcatcttcacaaggtcctttgctgttgttctgggattgatttgcacttgatttgcgttcacctctaggagacagaaagcgtctccttcctgagcggtatgacagctgcgtggtcccatggtgtttatacttgcgtactattgtttgtacagatgaacgtgggtCCTTCatgcttttggaaattgctcccaaggatgggaGACATGTGTAagtctacaaatttttttctgaggtcttagctgatttcttttgattttcccatgatgtcaagcaaagaggcactgcgtttgaaggtatgccttgaaatacatccacaggtacacctccaaattatgtcaaattatgtcaattagcctatcaaaagcttctaaagccatgacataattttctggaattttacaagctgtttaaaggcacagtcaacttagtttatgtaaacttctgacccactggaattgtgctaTAGTGAattattaagtgaaataatctctgtaaacaattgttagaaagattacttgtgtcatgcacaaagtagatgtcctaaccgacttgccaaaactatagttttgaaatttgtggagtggttgaaaaacgagttttaatgactccaacctaagtgtatgtaaacttccgacttcaactgtaggtgctaAGATGTGTTGTGTGGCCATGTAACAGATCATATAGCATGTGAGCTGAAAACCGTTCTACAGCAACCATGCAATAAAACAATGACTGTGTGTCAATTTCGTGCTGTTTTGTTTTTGTGATGATTAAAATTCTAATCAAATGTGACACCAAGGCATTTGTCTTGTTGTTTATTGTGCTGTGGTTTGGTGTTGAGCTGTGTATCATACCCCCTTGCTGTGCATGTCTGGTATAAAGAGAAGTGCTAAAGCCACTAAGAATCAACACGATGTCTTCATGTTGACACAGTCACATGGTCACACAGATTAGAGCGGGTTGGCCAAACCACTGGGAAAACAAACTGAGTCACTGGACAAGATGACACTTGGCTTacatcccgaatggcaccctattccttatatagtgcggtacttttgaccagggccatagtgcactaaatagggaatagggtgcgttTTGGGACTCAGCCTTTGCTTATCCTAACCAATGCTCCATAGCTTCACCCGCCCGTGGCACAAAACCCACAAGAAAATAGACCTTGTGTTCgtctgaaatgacaccctattccctatatagtgcactacttttgtgcagGATTTGGAAAGGGTCAAGACAGGGTGCATCTGTATCACTTCCACAAAATTCCAGAACTTTGGAATGTGATTAATGTGTTCTTGGAGAGCAGGTTTCAtcagtgagtgtgagtgagtcttCTGGCTTTGCCAGGTGGAGGCTGGTGCAGTGCGTCACTGGAGTGAGGGTGTTGGACCGTGGCATGGTGAAACTTCAGCTTTATCCACCCACCGCCAAAGAATATCTCCGCTGATCAGGAGCTTATtacaatgtacagtacagtataggtgCAGGACATATCTTATGCAAATTAACCCCTAGATATACACCCTATGGGCACTTCTGTAGATATGAGAGGATTGCAAGCACCTGGCCTATCAGAGGGCAAGATGGAGCTACCACCATATTCTGGTGATATACTATATTCTACCTATCCAACTATCTCAGATCTACTATTCATATGCCTGGGGGTTAGCTGGGTAAGTCAGCTGGGTAAGTAATAGATCTTATTCAGACAGGGATCTCCACGGACATCTAAAAGCCCATCAGGACCCTGACTCAGTCAGAACTACTGGCATGACATTCTTTCAGAAGAGCATAATGAAATCCATTCGCAGGTGGGGTCTGGGAAAGCTGTAAAACTGTCGTCAGCCACCGACTGGGAAAAGATCTCATGGGTTTGAAACATTCCTTCGGTTGAATTCcctcagagaaagagaggagcgaGGACAGGACAGAGGCAGGCAGAAGGACAGCTGATGTAGGTTGTCTTTCTGAGAAATGACTGCTTTCACCTACTATTGGTTATGTAATTAGTAGAGTTGCGTTGTGGGCCAGTAAAGCTGATCCTTGATGGCAGTTTCTCACTAGTCACTGTTACTAAATATTCATGTAAATGTAACGCAGACAAAATAGAAAAGATTAGAAACAAAAAGATGGAAGAAGCTAAGTTATATTCACAataatactgtatgtatgtgaagATCGAATGGAACCATAATATTTAGtctttagtattttattaggatccccattagctgtttctAATAGggatcttcctggggtccatacagaaattaaaCATTACATCATACAAAACATCATACAAATTGACATGATTGTATTACAATtttacaatactatattacattACTAAGAATAATGTGTGTGTCTTCAGAGTCCACGTTGTGCAGtgaggtggtgttttaagggtcattttaaaaatattttattgCTTGGTTTAACTGAGGTGggagagagttccatgtagtcatggctcataGCCTCTATGGCTATACCATAACCTCTACAGCTCTATACCATAGCCTCTATAGCTCTATATCATAGCCTCTATCGCTCTATACCATAGCCTCTATAGCTCTATACCATAGCCTATATCGCTCTATACCATAGCCTCTATCGCTCTATACCATAGCCTCTATCGCTCTATACCATAGCCTCTATCGCTCTATACCATAGCCTCTATAGCTCTATACCATAGCCTCTATAGCTCTATACCATAGCCTCTATAGCTCTATACCATAGCTTCTATAGCTATACCATAGCCTCTATAGCTATACCATAGCCTCTATAGCTCTATACCATAGCCTCTATCGCTCTATACCATAGCCTCTATAGCTCTATACCATAGCCTCTACAGATCTATACCATAGCCTATATAGCTATACCATAGTTTATATAGCTCTATACCATAGCCTCTATAGCTCTATACAATAGCCTAATCCTTACATTGATATGTGATTCAGATAAATAACTGCCTCTGGATTTACCATACAGTAGGTTTGCATAACATTGAGAGCATATTCCATAGAGATCCATCTGAATTGATTTATCTCTATGGCATACATACTCTATATGCGATGGAGACTTTATGGAATGGGACCGGTTTGTATTTAGGCCTATGCCACAGAAAAGTAATTCATCATCACAGAGGCTGCAGTAGAAGTAAGCCATCCAGAAtctgcctgtgtcccaaatggcaccctattccgtatgggccagtcaaaaggagtgcactatataccaTTTGGCACACAGTGTCTGTCAGCACATTCTGGATGATCTGGTGTGCAGAAGGGAATGCTGCAATATCTATGTGTTTGCCATAGTATTTGTCTCAACTCAGTAACTGTAACTCTCCTACAGTATAAGCAGAGGAAAGCCCAGCTATGGCTGAAAAAGGCTTTATTTACACTTGTGTGCATTGCAGACGGGATACATGTggatcaactctctctctctctctctctctctctctctctctctctctctctctctctctctctctctctctctctctctctctctctctctctctctctctctctctctctctctctctctctctctctctctctctctctctctctctctctctctctctctctctctctctctctctctctctctctctctctctctctctctctctctctctctctctctctctctctctctctctctctctctctctctctctctctctctctctctctctctctctctctctctctctctctctctctctctctctctctctctctctctctctctctctctctctctctctctctctctctctctctctctctctctctctctctctctctctctctctctctctctctctctctctctctctctctctctctctctctctccttagtgtTTTAAACAGAATAACTTACCAAATCATTTTTTTTAAGCACAGGTTGTTTCATTGTTATGTTTTTGGTTTGCCCTTGTCCTTCAGTCTGTGTACCGATATTTGCATTTGTCAACCTCTGAGAGATTTAAGTTCCCTCTTCTGTAAACACACACTGGAATCTGAGCTGTTCAGTTCAAGTGGCCGACCAGTGACCGTACAGTTTACAGAGTAAATATATGATCTTTGATTTATGGCTCTGCTCCATTATAATCATGGCTTTTTGGTGGTTTCCTCCCAAATACAGACCTAATGTTCTCTTTGTTTCCTGTTTCCCATGCATGCAGGCCTTGAGAGTGTGGTCCAAGATCTGCTGCAAGAGGTGGGCAGTGTgggccttcctcctcctctttaccctGTCTGTGGTGATGATCAACACCCTCCCCTTCCCCCCCTCTGAGACAAGCAGGCTGCCCTCACGAGGCCTGAGCTCTGCTGGAGCCGAAGGGTATAGAGCGAGAGCTAGACCCAGGGAAAGGGCCTCATTGGCCCCTCACTACCAACAccatcttcctctacccctcaacGGTCATAGTGGAGGTTGGAAACAGAGTGACAAAGTCAAAGAGTCCTCAAAGCCTCACCTGGTCATGGCCCAGCCCAAACTGGATAGGAGAGCAGCTAGCATGACAGATGAGAGAACTCACAACAACTACAAGAAGAATCGTAAAACTAAGGGCATCGCCTCCAAAAGGAAAAAGAAGAAAGAGATGATGCCAAGTTCTagtagagagaaacaacatgatatccAGCCAGTCAATGCTGTGCTAATAAGGCATGATGGAAGCCATCTAACCAACTACAGTGGTTCAGAGCTCTCCACCCAGCCACCACCTCTTCCCAGACAAGGGAACCTCCACCCAGCCGTGACCCAGACTGTAGCGCACAGCCAGAGCCGCCCTTCTACTGCCGCCCTTCTACTACTCGGCCTGTCTGACTCTGAGCACAAATGTACTCCAGATGAAGAGATGCAGGACCAGGGGCACACCAGGCAGACAGGGCAGGCAGGGAAAGCAGGGAGGAAGAACCTAACCAAGCAGCAGGCTGTGAAAAAGGTCCCCAGAGAACTCAGGAAACGTGACAGACAGCCTTCGTCTGGGCGTAAAATGACCCGGCCCACAGCGGAAACAGCAGCAGAGGCAGAGAAAGGGAGTGAGGGGGAGGCCCACTGGTGTAAGATGTCAGCTGGAGAGAGGGAGTTCCCAGACACTGACACACGGAGAATAAGGACTGAGGAAACTGCCTCTGTGCCATGGCTCAGCAAGGACGATATTCACAAGATGGAGTTCCTCTCGGGCAGCGAGGTTATCAATAAGGCCAAGGTCCCAGCCCACGGACAGGTCCTCCATGTAGGGCTGGGTGCCCCTCATCATCCCCCTTCTCCTGGGGCTCCATTGGCTGACCACAGTGGGCACTGCCAACAGGGTCTGTGTGCCCTGATCAAACGTCCAGACGACTGGTTCGAAGTCTTCGCTTTCCATTTAGACCGTGTTCTCGGCTTGAACAGGAGTCTGCCCACAGTGTTCAGGGCCTTCCACAGTGACATCTTGCCTTATAAATACACCAGAGGGGCAGCCAGACCCGTGGTGTGGTGGGACCCAGGCATCCAGCACCTGGCTGATGATGACAATGACCAGAACTCGTTCCCTCTCACCTGGCCCCAGTACCAGAGCCTGCTGAGGGCCAGGTGTGGCAGTGGCAGCGGCATGGCCCTCAACGAGACCCCCTGTGTGGGGGTTCACCATGCGGAGTGGGGGCGCCTGGCACTCTTTGACTTCCTCCTACAGGTATAGAACAACTAATAACACTCTGTATCCTCCAATCACACTTGTTAAACCCTTTTATTTAACTTATTGACAGCATTGATTTGAACGTTTAAGAGATACATTGGCTAGAGTTATGAGGTCAGAAAAACTGATAGGTAGTGGATGTGACTGTTAGGTTTTATATGTGACTGTTAGATTTCATATGTGACTGTTAGATTTTATATTCCTCCTAATGCCAGGCCTTCTAACCTGATCTTAATTCCTAACCGTATCCCTAACCTTAGCCATAACCTTAACTCATTTTTATTCTGATCTGCCACTCAAATGTACACATCCAAACTGATAGCGTTCTATATCCTTTCAGTCACACCATGTGAAGACTACCTATGGAAATAATGCATAGACTAGAGTTCTGATTGAAATCTCACCTCACCTTGAGAGATGTAAGTTTTGTAAAGTTGTTATTCCAGTACGCTGTATAAACTGACAGTTAGCTAGTGATTCACTTAACGTCACTATGGAGGGCCCAGTTGATAAGGACTCATGAGGTCAGGCAGACTGGGAAAACTCATGGCAGCCAACGGTCcttggttgtgtcccaaatggcaccatattccctatatagtgaactacttttgaatatagccctatgggccctggttaaaagtggTGCAATACAAAagaaaaagggtgccatttgggattcagcaCTTGTTTTGCATTTATATTAAAGAACATTCTCACTGGATGAAATCCACCGACCTCGTCTAATAGTAGGCTGGCAGTCCTTGATAATGAGCCTATTTGAGCACTGGATTGTATTGCCAAGGTCTTATCATCTGAAGAACTCTACTCACTAAACTGCCTTTGATTAAAAGATGCCGGCCAATGAAAAGAGTGTGGAGATCTCTCTGTCTGGAGCGATAAATGTAATTGATTATCAGATAATGATGTTTTTTCATGGATCACAGGTAGAAGGGTATTGTAGTGAGTGCATCCCATCAGCttactagacatacaacataatAAGTCATTacttcaagcatcggctgtcagtgcagcttaccgatcgctgcagctgttcacagcccatctgtaaatagcccatccaaccaactacctacctcatccccatatttgttttagtttttttctgctcttttgcacaccagtacttatacttgcacatcctcatctgcacatctgtcactccagtgttaattgctaaattgtaattactttgccactttggcctatttattgccttacctccttactttatttgcacacactgtatacagattttctattgtgttattgactgtactaatgtttatcccatgtgtaactctgtgttgtttttatcgcactgctttgctttatcttggccaggtcgcagttgtaaatgagaacttgttctcaactggcctggttaaataaaggtgaaataaaaatttataaaaaaattatcATTCTCCCACTAGATGAATGAA
This genomic interval carries:
- the LOC139564438 gene encoding Golgi-associated kinase 1A-like encodes the protein MALRVWSKICCKRWAVWAFLLLFTLSVVMINTLPFPPSETSRLPSRGLSSAGAEGYRARARPRERASLAPHYQHHLPLPLNGHSGGWKQSDKVKESSKPHLVMAQPKLDRRAASMTDERTHNNYKKNRKTKGIASKRKKKKEMMPSSSREKQHDIQPVNAVLIRHDGSHLTNYSGSELSTQPPPLPRQGNLHPAVTQTVAHSQSRPSTAALLLLGLSDSEHKCTPDEEMQDQGHTRQTGQAGKAGRKNLTKQQAVKKVPRELRKRDRQPSSGRKMTRPTAETAAEAEKGSEGEAHWCKMSAGEREFPDTDTRRIRTEETASVPWLSKDDIHKMEFLSGSEVINKAKVPAHGQVLHVGLGAPHHPPSPGAPLADHSGHCQQGLCALIKRPDDWFEVFAFHLDRVLGLNRSLPTVFRAFHSDILPYKYTRGAARPVVWWDPGIQHLADDDNDQNSFPLTWPQYQSLLRARCGSGSGMALNETPCVGVHHAEWGRLALFDFLLQVNDRLDRYCCGFQPDPAEPCVENLLHTKCRNSKDLMLVHILVRRVEPTRLVFIDNAGRPNHPHDNLNFRLVEGIDEFPERAVSVLQSGCLESMLLSSLYMDKEFWESRGGARGLKPLIHTVEQRGRILLQHIHDKRLRLNRDL